From the genome of Bombyx mori chromosome 16, ASM3026992v2, one region includes:
- the LOC134200375 gene encoding mucin-1-like — translation MEFSRTNALFEEFLCEKYPTLGTEWTEYKSQHAASSSAVSVAPAAPASTNNARKAPASSTAASVARAGSSVASVARAGSSAASVARAGSSAASVARAGSSAASVARAGSSAASAARAGSSAISVAPAGSSAASVARAGSSAVSVAPAGSSAVSVAPAAPASTNNARKAPASSTAASVARAGSSAASVAPAVPVSLILARKNSASSTAAYVPPKAPAPVRRSPAPASSSSSDSDTDMEVDPCPAPSSDGFTLVQKGKKRAVESRAPAATKISKAANTSLRLPIPHRRRIQKNNIENKTLPR, via the coding sequence atggagttCTCTCGAACCAACGCCCTGTTCGAAGAATTCCTCTGCGAAAAATATCCGACCCTCGGAACAGAATGGACAGAATATAAGTCTCAACACGCCGCGAGCTCTTCCGCGGTCTCCGTCGCCCCCGCTGCTCCCGCATCTACTAATAACGCGCGCAAAGCCCCCGCGTCGTCCACCGCGGCCTCCGTTGCACGTGCAGGATCGTCCGTGGCCTCCGTTGCACGTGCAGGATCGTCCGCGGCCTCCGTTGCACGTGCAGGATCGTCCGCGGCCTCCGTTGCACGTGCAGGATCGTCCGCGGCCTCCGTTGCACGTGCAGGATCGTCCGCGGCCTCCGCTGCACGTGCAGGATCGTCCGCGATCTCCGTTGCACCTGCAGGATCGTCCGCGGCCTCCGTTGCACGTGCAGGATCGTCCGCGGTCTCCGTTGCACCTGCAGGATCGTCCGCGGTCTCCGTCGCCCCCGCTGCTCCCGCATCTACTAATAACGCGCGCAAAGCCCCCGCGTCGTCCACCGCGGCCTCCGTTGCACGTGCAGGATCGTCCGCGGCATCGGTCGCGCCCGCCGTTCCTGTGTCATTGATACTCGCCCGGAAAAATTCTGCGTCGTCCACCGCAGCTTACGTGCCTCCTAAAGCACCTGCACCTGTTCGCAGGTCGCCCGCGCCTGCCTCTTCGTCCTCATCTGACTCTGAcacggacatggaggtcgatccCTGCCCCGCGCCCTCATCAGATGGCTTCACCCTTGTCCAAAAGGGAAAAAAGCGCGCTgtggagtcccgagctcccgcagCTACCAAAattagtaaagccgcgaacACGTCACTCCGTCTCCCCATCCCACACCGTCGCCGCATCCAGAAGAACAACATAGAAAACAAaaccctcccccggtaa